A section of the Primulina eburnea isolate SZY01 chromosome 1, ASM2296580v1, whole genome shotgun sequence genome encodes:
- the LOC140805292 gene encoding uncharacterized protein: MTEKVKMIQSRMRAAQDRQAKYANIRRRPLIFDKGDIDFLKISPFRGTVRFGKKGKLSPRFIGPYEILERVGDLAYRLALPPALSGVHDVFHVSMLRKYHPDPSHVLPPDEWNRHGVEEATWELEDKMRQKYPELFK; encoded by the exons atgacagagaaggtgaaaatgATTCAGAGTCGTATGCGAGCTGCTCAGGATAGGCAGGCTAAGTATGCGAACATCAGGAGAAGACCGTTGATTTTTGACAAAGGTGACATAgattttctgaaaatatctcCTTTCCGTGGTACAGTTAGATTTGGAAAGAAGGGTAAATTATCACCAAGATTCataggtccgtatgagattttgGAACGTGTTGGTGATTTGGCTTATAGATTAGCTCTTCCTCCTGCGTTATCAGGtgttcatgatgtttttcatgtgtccatgttgaggaaatatcatCCAGATCCTTCTCATGTACTTCCACCCGACGAG TGGAACAGACATGGTGTCGAAGAGGCAACTTGGGAATTAGAAGATAAAATGAGACAAAAATATCCAGAGTTATTCAAATGA